A genomic region of Papaver somniferum cultivar HN1 chromosome 7, ASM357369v1, whole genome shotgun sequence contains the following coding sequences:
- the LOC113296423 gene encoding 3-hydroxy-3-methylglutaryl-coenzyme A reductase-like produces MSVWNGRTYCERLLTPLHVVTLSEIAAIVSLIASFIYLLGFFGIDFVQSVSTREDENENEHHQFLIEEDDRKRPGPCPASLDDCTTAPSLPPLITPSSEKDEKVIKSVVSGSLPSYSLESKLGDCKRAASIRREALQRMTGRSLDGLPLEGFDYESILGQCCEMPVGYVQIPVGIAGPLLLDGREYSVPMATTEGCLIASTNRGCKAIYVSGGATSVLLQT; encoded by the coding sequence ATGAGCGTCTGGAATGGGCGCACGTATTGTGAGCGTTTGTTAACACCTCTTCATGTCGTTACTTTATCTGAAATTGCTGCAATTGTTTCTCTCATCGCTTCTTTTATCTATCTTTTAGGGTTTTTTGGTATTGATTTCGTTCAATCTGTCTCTACTCGAGAAGATGAGAACGAAAATGAACATCATCAATTCCTTATTGAAGAAGATGATAGGAAACGTCCAGGGCCGTGTCCTGCTTCTCTTGATGATTGTACCACTGCTCCTTCTTTACCACCATTGATTACACCTTCATCCGAAAAAGACGAAAAAGTCATTAAATCCGTGGTTTCAGGGAGTTTACCATCGTATTCGTTGGAATCTAAGCTAGGGGATTGTAAAAGAGCAGCTTCGATTCGAAGAGAAGCATTGCAAAGAATGACAGGAAGATCTCTAGATGGATTACCGTTGGAAGGATTTGATTATGAATCAATTTTAGGGCAATGTTGTGAAATGCCAGTTGGATATGTTCAGATACCTGTTGGTATTGCTGGTCCGTTGTTACTTGATGGGAGAGAATATTCAGTACCAATGGCTACTACTGAAGGTTGTTTGATTGCTAGTACAAACCGTGGGTGTAAAGCGATTTACGTTTCTGGGGGTGCTACTAGTGTTCTGTTACAAACTTGA